One Natrinema marinum genomic window carries:
- a CDS encoding NAD-dependent epimerase/dehydratase family protein — MTNIAITGAAGNVGREAIDAFPDDHHDLTLFTHSETEDLESEPLEITDASAFTDALEDQDVLIHLAANASPRASWDEVRGPNVDGLYNAFEAAAENDVERVVFASSNHAVNMRNTVSPIRPESTVGSPEIVRPEDPTDPDTYYGVTKVFGEAMGSYYAKRHGFDVVNLRIGWLLSRDELRRECDQRDGAGERYARAMWLSPDDCRRLLEAAATATLEGSPLIAHGISDNAERFLSLAETMQALGYRPRDDAEAVLSDVSNGRDGLETA; from the coding sequence ATGACGAACATCGCGATCACCGGCGCGGCGGGCAACGTCGGCCGCGAGGCCATCGACGCCTTCCCGGACGACCACCACGACCTCACGCTCTTCACCCACAGCGAGACCGAGGATCTCGAGTCCGAGCCCCTCGAGATCACCGACGCATCGGCGTTTACCGACGCGCTCGAGGACCAGGACGTGCTGATCCACCTCGCGGCCAACGCCTCGCCGCGGGCGTCGTGGGACGAGGTGCGCGGGCCGAACGTCGACGGGCTCTACAACGCCTTCGAGGCCGCGGCGGAAAACGACGTAGAGCGGGTGGTGTTCGCGAGTTCGAACCACGCGGTCAACATGCGAAACACCGTCTCGCCGATCCGGCCGGAGTCGACGGTCGGGAGCCCCGAAATCGTCCGACCCGAGGATCCGACGGATCCCGATACCTACTACGGCGTCACGAAGGTCTTCGGCGAGGCGATGGGCTCGTACTACGCGAAGCGCCACGGGTTCGACGTGGTGAACCTGCGGATCGGGTGGCTGCTCAGCCGCGACGAACTCCGCCGGGAGTGCGACCAGCGCGACGGGGCCGGCGAGCGCTACGCCCGCGCGATGTGGCTCAGCCCCGACGACTGCCGGCGGCTGCTCGAGGCGGCGGCGACGGCGACGCTCGAGGGCTCGCCGCTGATCGCCCACGGCATCTCGGACAACGCCGAACGGTTCCTCTCGCTGGCCGAGACCATGCAGGCGCTCGGCTACCGGCCGCGAGACGACGCCGAGGCCGTGCTGAGCGACGTGTCGAACGGGCGCGACGGGCTCGAGACGGCGTGA
- a CDS encoding SRPBCC domain-containing protein, translating into MDEVEVFVEIDAPPAVVWDALRSFEAYPEWDPIGRTVEGVSVGRDDRRGWSPTPGRGRRSVESSVVAVEPDRRLAWLDRFVVPFALDRYHEFRLEPIEDGRRTRLLQRETVRGALVPLVFDRARVERAFVAMNEAIAARAERAATATA; encoded by the coding sequence ATGGACGAAGTCGAGGTGTTCGTCGAGATCGACGCGCCGCCCGCGGTCGTCTGGGACGCCCTGCGATCGTTCGAGGCGTATCCGGAGTGGGACCCGATCGGTCGGACGGTCGAGGGCGTGAGCGTCGGGCGCGACGACCGACGGGGCTGGAGCCCGACGCCCGGTCGCGGCCGTCGATCAGTCGAGTCGTCGGTGGTCGCGGTCGAGCCGGACCGACGGCTCGCCTGGCTCGACCGGTTCGTCGTCCCTTTCGCGCTCGATCGTTACCACGAGTTCCGCCTCGAGCCGATCGAGGACGGTCGGCGCACGCGCCTGCTGCAGCGGGAGACGGTTCGTGGCGCGCTCGTCCCGCTGGTGTTCGACCGCGCCCGCGTAGAGCGGGCGTTCGTCGCGATGAACGAGGCGATCGCGGCGCGGGCAGAACGGGCGGCGACCGCGACCGCCTGA
- a CDS encoding HAD family hydrolase, which yields MGTRTAYDAVIFDNDGVLTTPTNRPVLVDAMRDAFDMVGVADPPVDHVETLLGPTVDSLRRVADGHGIDPDRLWRARETAAIDAQLAELRSGRKATYDDVTALESLSIPTGIVSNNQHETIANILEHCELEPFDVWYGREPTLEGIERKKPTPYYLERALADLGVENPLFVGDSRADIGAADAVGIDAVFLRRDHRAGYELSTEPTHELESLAALSDLI from the coding sequence ATGGGAACGCGGACGGCGTACGACGCGGTCATCTTCGACAACGACGGCGTATTGACGACGCCGACGAATCGGCCCGTCCTGGTCGACGCGATGCGCGACGCCTTCGATATGGTCGGCGTGGCCGACCCGCCCGTCGACCACGTCGAGACGCTACTCGGTCCAACGGTCGATTCGTTACGCCGGGTCGCGGACGGACACGGTATCGATCCCGACCGGCTCTGGCGAGCCCGGGAGACGGCCGCGATCGACGCCCAACTCGCGGAACTCCGGTCGGGAAGAAAGGCGACCTACGACGACGTGACGGCGCTCGAGTCGCTGTCGATCCCGACCGGGATCGTCAGCAACAACCAGCACGAGACGATCGCGAACATCCTCGAGCACTGTGAACTCGAACCGTTCGACGTCTGGTACGGCCGCGAGCCGACGCTCGAGGGGATCGAACGCAAGAAGCCGACGCCGTACTACCTCGAGCGAGCGCTCGCGGACCTCGGCGTCGAGAACCCGCTGTTCGTCGGCGACAGCCGGGCCGATATCGGCGCGGCGGACGCGGTGGGGATCGACGCGGTCTTTCTCCGACGCGATCACCGGGCCGGCTACGAGCTGTCGACCGAGCCGACACACGAACTCGAGTCGCTTGCGGCGCTTTCCGACCTGATCTGA
- a CDS encoding DUF7535 family protein: protein MSVKVSESTGYGPNTQMSLFGYVMAAILVIMLLPLLPVLIPAWILWKVFVSDEDNEHSFENWRRETGHTGSSRLEAEETEADETEPDDAESADAETDQTAAES, encoded by the coding sequence ATGTCAGTCAAGGTGTCCGAGTCGACGGGCTACGGGCCGAACACACAGATGTCGCTGTTCGGCTACGTGATGGCCGCGATCCTCGTCATCATGTTGCTCCCGCTGCTTCCGGTCCTCATCCCCGCGTGGATCCTCTGGAAGGTGTTCGTCTCGGACGAGGACAACGAGCACAGCTTCGAAAACTGGCGGCGCGAAACCGGCCACACCGGATCGAGTCGGCTCGAGGCCGAGGAGACCGAAGCCGACGAGACCGAACCGGACGACGCCGAATCCGCCGATGCCGAGACCGACCAGACAGCGGCGGAGTCGTAA
- a CDS encoding alcohol dehydrogenase catalytic domain-containing protein — protein MRAAAFTELTGPEGVSVIERDDPEPAPGEALVDVEACAINRHDLWILEGDSAMVDTDDLPFVTGLDVAGVVSEIGDDVRGLEPGDRVVLCPNQTCGSCRFCHEGPENMCERFSLYHGGLAETARVQADRLIPLPEGVDATTAAAIPTAYMTAYHMLRRAEVGPTDLVFVPGATGGVGVAAIQLAEILGAETIGTSSSASKLERVRDLGLDHGIESTDIDEIREAVDAIGEPDAVINHLGGEFTDLGQAVMRRGGRMVVCGRTAGGESTIRVANLFLGHKRVIGSTMGTQDDLRRLVELTADGELAPAIDETYPLEDTDDAFAAMQNRDSVGKIVVEP, from the coding sequence ATGCGAGCCGCAGCCTTCACCGAACTGACCGGCCCCGAGGGAGTGAGCGTGATCGAGCGAGACGACCCCGAGCCCGCCCCCGGCGAGGCGCTGGTCGACGTCGAGGCTTGCGCGATCAACCGCCACGACCTCTGGATCCTCGAGGGCGATTCCGCGATGGTCGACACCGACGACCTGCCGTTCGTCACCGGACTGGACGTGGCCGGCGTCGTGAGCGAGATCGGCGACGACGTTCGCGGCCTCGAGCCCGGCGACAGGGTCGTTCTCTGTCCGAACCAGACCTGCGGTTCCTGTCGGTTCTGCCACGAGGGCCCGGAGAACATGTGTGAACGGTTCTCGCTGTACCACGGCGGGCTCGCCGAGACCGCCCGCGTGCAGGCCGACCGGCTCATTCCGCTGCCCGAGGGCGTCGACGCGACGACCGCCGCCGCGATCCCGACGGCATACATGACCGCCTACCACATGCTCAGACGGGCCGAGGTCGGCCCCACTGATCTCGTCTTCGTCCCCGGCGCGACCGGCGGCGTCGGGGTCGCCGCGATCCAACTCGCAGAGATCCTCGGCGCCGAGACGATCGGCACCTCCTCGTCGGCGTCGAAACTCGAGCGCGTGCGCGACCTCGGGCTCGATCACGGCATCGAATCGACCGACATCGACGAGATCCGCGAGGCGGTCGATGCGATCGGCGAACCGGACGCGGTGATCAACCACCTCGGCGGTGAGTTCACCGACCTCGGTCAGGCCGTCATGCGCCGCGGCGGTCGAATGGTCGTCTGCGGCCGCACCGCCGGCGGCGAGTCGACGATCCGCGTGGCGAACCTCTTCCTCGGCCACAAGCGCGTCATCGGCTCCACGATGGGTACCCAGGACGACCTCCGGCGGCTCGTCGAGCTCACCGCCGACGGCGAACTGGCACCCGCGATCGACGAGACGTACCCGCTCGAGGACACCGACGACGCCTTCGCGGCCATGCAGAACCGCGACAGCGTCGGTAAGATCGTCGTCGAACCGTAG
- a CDS encoding HTTM domain-containing protein, with the protein MSPPHLETTASDRGETPTRWLRAAARSRLGIDPRAIAAFRIGLALVVLLDLLVVRAPGIRTFYTDDGVLPRSALAELSPGLARWSLHALSGAAWAQTLLFALGAVVAVCLLVGYRSRLAALASALLLASLYARNPYLVNGGDTILVSLLLLAAFLPLESRWALHRRPLERGSAAERAFEKPRVLSAATATVLVHVAVVYALNAALKFRSDAWMRGVAVRRIFQLEDFVYLLGPAVAELSAVLTAINWLWTGVLTASVLLVLATGRLRTAIVAAFVCAHLSMAATMRLGAFPFVMIAALLLYLPSPVWDRLDRLVSGSRLERRLSSFPVGRNDDAGSPLPRSVSPSVRRGTRLLATIFLAGFLLAVMSWQLAAMGFVDAPSDDEGSVLERSSWGFFAPNPPDSYSWYVVEAERGAAPAIDLVDGEAVDFDRPPNAMSRYPTTLWKRYGTKVQGADAHLEPAAAYFCERAPDGVKSVTVYRFEQPVDADGPVGDPSRHELVAAACD; encoded by the coding sequence ATGTCACCTCCGCACCTCGAAACAACGGCTTCGGACCGTGGCGAGACGCCGACACGTTGGCTACGAGCGGCCGCCCGGTCACGCCTCGGCATCGATCCGCGAGCGATAGCCGCGTTCCGCATCGGCCTGGCGCTCGTCGTCCTCCTCGACCTGCTCGTCGTTCGAGCGCCGGGGATACGAACGTTTTACACGGATGACGGCGTCTTGCCCCGATCTGCGCTCGCGGAGCTGTCTCCCGGACTCGCGCGGTGGTCCCTCCACGCACTCTCGGGCGCAGCGTGGGCCCAGACCCTGCTGTTCGCGCTCGGCGCTGTGGTCGCCGTTTGTCTGCTCGTCGGCTACCGGTCCCGACTCGCAGCGCTCGCCTCGGCGCTCCTCCTCGCGTCGCTGTACGCCCGCAATCCGTACCTGGTCAACGGCGGCGATACGATCCTCGTCTCGCTGCTCCTGCTCGCCGCGTTCCTGCCGCTCGAGTCGCGGTGGGCGCTCCATCGTCGCCCGCTCGAGCGCGGCTCTGCCGCCGAGCGCGCGTTCGAAAAGCCGCGCGTACTCTCGGCGGCGACCGCGACGGTACTCGTCCACGTCGCGGTCGTCTACGCGCTCAACGCGGCCCTCAAGTTTCGAAGCGACGCGTGGATGCGTGGCGTCGCGGTCCGGCGCATCTTCCAACTCGAGGACTTCGTCTATCTGCTCGGGCCGGCCGTCGCAGAACTCTCCGCGGTGCTCACCGCGATCAATTGGCTCTGGACCGGGGTGTTGACCGCGTCGGTGTTGCTCGTCCTCGCGACCGGCCGACTCCGAACCGCGATCGTCGCCGCGTTCGTCTGCGCTCACCTCAGCATGGCCGCGACGATGCGATTGGGAGCCTTCCCGTTCGTTATGATCGCCGCGCTGCTGTTGTACCTCCCGTCACCGGTCTGGGACCGCCTCGACCGGCTCGTTTCGGGGAGTCGGCTCGAGCGCCGTCTCTCGTCGTTCCCCGTGGGCCGAAACGACGACGCCGGATCGCCGCTGCCGCGTTCCGTCTCTCCTTCCGTTCGACGCGGAACTCGCCTTCTCGCGACGATCTTTCTCGCCGGATTTCTCCTCGCGGTGATGAGCTGGCAGCTGGCCGCGATGGGATTCGTCGACGCGCCGTCAGACGACGAGGGAAGCGTCCTCGAGCGCTCGAGCTGGGGCTTCTTCGCACCGAATCCACCGGACTCTTACAGCTGGTACGTCGTCGAAGCCGAGCGCGGGGCCGCGCCGGCGATCGATCTGGTCGACGGGGAGGCGGTGGACTTCGACCGCCCGCCGAACGCCATGAGTCGGTATCCGACGACGCTCTGGAAGCGGTACGGGACGAAGGTCCAGGGTGCCGACGCCCACCTCGAGCCGGCGGCCGCGTACTTCTGCGAGCGCGCTCCCGACGGCGTCAAGTCGGTGACCGTGTACCGTTTCGAGCAGCCGGTCGACGCCGATGGGCCGGTCGGTGATCCGAGCCGACACGAACTGGTCGCCGCTGCTTGCGACTGA
- the purF gene encoding amidophosphoribosyltransferase, which produces MTEKCGVVGVSLDGRDAARPLYYALYALQHRGQESAGIVTHDGFQQHSHVEMGLVGDAFGEDDLDTLNGAAGIGHVRYPTAGSVDSSCAQPFSVSFKSGSLGLSHNGNLVNADEIRDELAAAGHAFTSDGDTEVIAHDLARNLLEEDLVRAVKRTMGRIHGSYSLTISHDDTILGVRDPQGNRPLCIGELEDGYILASESAAIDTLDGDLVRDVRPGELVVLQDDGQGFDTYQLVENENTAHCFFEHVYFARPDSVIDETLVYEARRELGRKLWEESGVETDVVMPVPDSGRAFASGYADAASETTADGAPRDADDDGVEFAEGLMKNRYVGRTFIMPTQDERERAVRLKLNPIKSTIEGKTVTVIDDSIVRGTTSTQLVQLLRDCGAEEVHVRIGAPAIVAPCYMGIDMATREELIAADKTTGEIRDEIAADSLAYLSTDAVAAVLEKERIDLCLGCVTGEYPYDIEGEETDRDVSRPDLGGQPLHADD; this is translated from the coding sequence ATGACCGAAAAGTGTGGCGTCGTCGGCGTCTCACTCGACGGTCGGGACGCGGCACGACCGTTGTACTACGCGCTCTACGCACTCCAGCACCGCGGTCAGGAGTCGGCGGGGATCGTCACTCACGACGGCTTCCAGCAGCACAGCCACGTCGAAATGGGGCTCGTGGGCGATGCCTTCGGCGAGGACGACCTCGATACGCTCAACGGGGCGGCCGGGATCGGGCACGTTCGGTATCCGACGGCCGGCTCCGTCGACTCCTCCTGTGCACAGCCGTTTTCCGTTTCGTTCAAGAGCGGTTCGCTCGGGCTCAGCCACAACGGCAACCTCGTCAACGCCGACGAGATCCGCGACGAACTCGCCGCCGCGGGCCACGCCTTCACCAGCGACGGCGACACCGAGGTCATCGCCCACGACCTCGCACGGAACCTCCTCGAGGAGGATCTGGTCCGGGCGGTCAAGCGCACGATGGGGCGCATCCACGGCTCGTACTCGCTGACGATCAGCCACGACGACACCATCCTCGGCGTTCGCGACCCGCAAGGGAACCGGCCGCTCTGCATCGGCGAACTCGAGGACGGGTACATCCTCGCCTCCGAGTCGGCGGCGATCGACACGTTAGACGGCGATCTGGTCCGCGACGTGCGGCCGGGGGAACTCGTCGTCCTCCAAGATGACGGCCAAGGCTTCGATACCTATCAGCTCGTCGAGAACGAAAACACCGCTCACTGCTTCTTCGAACACGTCTACTTCGCGCGACCCGACAGCGTCATCGACGAGACGCTGGTCTACGAGGCCCGGCGCGAACTCGGGCGCAAGCTCTGGGAGGAAAGCGGCGTCGAGACCGACGTCGTGATGCCGGTGCCCGACTCCGGGCGCGCGTTCGCCTCTGGCTACGCCGACGCGGCGAGCGAGACGACCGCCGACGGTGCCCCCCGCGACGCCGACGACGACGGCGTCGAGTTCGCAGAGGGGCTGATGAAAAACCGCTACGTCGGCCGCACCTTTATCATGCCGACCCAAGACGAGCGCGAGCGCGCGGTCCGACTGAAGCTCAACCCGATCAAGTCCACCATCGAGGGGAAGACGGTCACCGTCATCGACGACTCGATCGTCCGCGGGACGACCTCGACGCAGCTCGTCCAACTCCTCAGAGACTGCGGGGCCGAGGAAGTCCACGTCCGCATCGGCGCGCCGGCGATCGTCGCCCCCTGCTACATGGGAATCGACATGGCCACCCGCGAGGAGCTCATCGCCGCCGACAAGACGACCGGCGAAATCCGCGACGAGATCGCCGCCGACAGCCTCGCGTACCTCTCGACCGACGCCGTCGCAGCGGTGCTCGAGAAAGAGCGCATCGACCTCTGTCTCGGCTGTGTCACCGGCGAGTACCCCTACGACATCGAGGGTGAGGAGACCGACCGCGACGTGAGCCGCCCCGATCTGGGCGGACAGCCGCTCCACGCGGACGACTAA
- a CDS encoding MutS-related protein, translating into MRLEEYWGVGPKTRETLVDELGREEAIRAIESGDVRALVDAGLARGRATRILRRATGGAGIDVLSTSDARSAYKELLDLAVDHAVTQRAADRIRVLTPLASRDAMEDRLEDVLAARDAWADLAEGDREAVLQAYERYDARDGSEHAAVEAALALLEAGVDSGPFAAIADLERDRLAEAADALAALDGGRVREGADEELDRLRDALGAVEDMDASALELIDELRSEGVRDVEGFRQSFEDRLLSETDVTIDRVRNAMPGDATDATDFVGATLRTLRSELTAAIDEREVLVASDLKGTLAENRDAVDRAVSAVDDIALHLSLARFALEYDCTRPVFRDGEDAAVSVVNARNLTLAARDDESVQPVTYALGDHDVTSVPAGVNTVPDQERVAVLTGANSGGKTTLLETLCQIVLLATMGLPVPADRAEVTPVDSLVFHRRHASFNAGVLESTLRSIVPPLSLGGRTLMLVDEFEAITEPGSAADLLHGLVTLSVDREALGVFVTHLADDLEPLPPEARVDGIFAEGLNPDLELLVDYQPRFGTVGRSTPEFIVSRLVANASDRSERAGFETLGEAVGNEVVQRTLADARWATGE; encoded by the coding sequence ATGCGACTCGAGGAGTACTGGGGTGTCGGCCCGAAGACGCGGGAGACGCTGGTCGACGAGCTGGGGCGGGAGGAAGCGATCCGGGCGATCGAGAGCGGCGACGTGCGGGCGCTCGTCGACGCCGGGCTCGCCCGCGGGCGAGCGACGCGAATTCTACGCCGCGCGACCGGGGGTGCGGGGATCGACGTGCTGTCGACGAGCGACGCCCGCTCGGCGTACAAGGAACTGCTCGACCTCGCGGTCGACCACGCGGTCACGCAGCGTGCGGCCGACCGGATCCGCGTGCTCACGCCGCTTGCGAGCCGCGACGCGATGGAAGATCGGCTCGAGGACGTGCTCGCCGCGCGGGACGCTTGGGCCGACCTCGCGGAGGGAGACCGCGAGGCGGTCCTCCAGGCCTACGAGCGCTACGACGCACGCGACGGCAGCGAGCACGCGGCCGTCGAGGCCGCGCTGGCGCTGCTCGAGGCCGGAGTCGACTCCGGGCCGTTCGCGGCGATCGCCGACCTCGAGCGCGACCGACTCGCCGAGGCGGCCGACGCGCTGGCGGCCCTCGACGGCGGTCGCGTCCGCGAGGGGGCCGACGAGGAACTCGACCGCCTCCGCGATGCGTTAGGCGCGGTCGAAGACATGGACGCGAGCGCCCTCGAGCTGATCGACGAACTGCGTTCGGAGGGCGTCCGGGACGTGGAGGGCTTTCGCCAGTCCTTCGAGGACCGCTTACTGAGCGAGACGGACGTGACGATCGATCGGGTCCGCAACGCCATGCCGGGCGACGCGACCGACGCGACGGACTTCGTCGGTGCCACGTTGCGAACCCTCCGGAGCGAACTCACCGCCGCGATCGACGAACGCGAGGTGTTGGTCGCGAGCGACCTCAAGGGGACGCTCGCGGAGAACCGCGACGCCGTCGATCGGGCCGTGTCGGCGGTCGACGACATCGCGCTCCACCTCTCGTTAGCGCGCTTTGCCCTCGAGTACGACTGCACGCGGCCAGTGTTTCGCGACGGCGAAGACGCCGCAGTCTCAGTCGTCAACGCCCGCAACCTCACCCTCGCCGCGCGCGACGACGAGTCGGTGCAGCCGGTCACCTACGCGCTCGGCGATCACGACGTGACGAGCGTCCCGGCCGGCGTGAACACGGTTCCCGACCAGGAACGCGTCGCCGTCCTGACAGGAGCCAACAGCGGCGGGAAGACAACCCTGCTCGAGACGCTGTGCCAGATCGTCCTGCTGGCGACGATGGGACTGCCGGTCCCCGCGGATCGGGCCGAGGTGACACCTGTCGACTCGCTGGTCTTCCATCGCCGGCACGCGAGTTTCAACGCCGGCGTCCTCGAGTCGACGCTACGCTCGATCGTTCCGCCGCTGTCCTTGGGCGGGCGCACCCTGATGCTGGTCGACGAGTTCGAGGCGATCACGGAACCCGGCAGCGCGGCCGACCTGCTACACGGGCTGGTCACGCTCTCGGTCGACCGCGAGGCGCTGGGCGTGTTCGTCACTCACCTCGCGGACGATCTGGAGCCGCTGCCGCCCGAAGCGCGCGTCGACGGCATCTTCGCGGAGGGACTGAATCCCGACCTCGAGTTGCTCGTCGACTACCAGCCCCGTTTCGGCACCGTCGGCCGGTCGACGCCGGAGTTCATCGTCTCGCGGCTCGTCGCGAACGCGAGCGATCGGAGCGAGCGCGCCGGCTTCGAGACGCTGGGTGAGGCCGTCGGCAACGAGGTCGTCCAGCGCACGCTCGCGGACGCCCGCTGGGCAACCGGCGAGTGA
- a CDS encoding DUF6735 family protein: MGHRALVAYRRLDGRYDLRYSHWGGETLSLAAEISASTPLADGAVESEVLAASVTRDRILTDHLDPCVYETLYLVSPAAAYRVDAYYVCWLEWGDGRNGDRGAIVAVDRTDDGAIRHWFRATKTALADIVEMGVLSRRAAQAYLEARVCEEYVGIVYTYGDSSADGSGVADAPPSDRWLEDRLRGGEDRTEWGREVDDRAGTDDDERYGSR; encoded by the coding sequence ATGGGGCATAGGGCGCTGGTCGCCTACCGGCGACTGGACGGGCGCTACGACCTCCGATACAGCCACTGGGGCGGCGAGACGCTCTCGCTCGCTGCCGAAATAAGCGCGTCGACGCCGCTGGCCGACGGCGCGGTCGAGAGCGAGGTACTGGCGGCGTCGGTCACCCGCGACCGGATTCTGACTGACCACCTCGATCCCTGCGTCTACGAGACGCTTTACCTCGTCTCGCCGGCGGCGGCCTATCGGGTCGACGCCTACTACGTCTGCTGGCTCGAGTGGGGTGACGGCCGGAACGGCGACCGCGGAGCGATCGTCGCGGTCGACCGCACAGACGACGGCGCGATCAGGCACTGGTTTCGCGCGACCAAGACCGCGCTGGCCGATATCGTCGAGATGGGGGTCCTCTCCCGGCGAGCGGCGCAGGCCTATCTCGAGGCCCGCGTCTGCGAGGAGTACGTCGGCATCGTCTACACCTACGGCGACTCGTCGGCGGACGGCTCGGGGGTGGCGGACGCCCCGCCGTCCGACCGCTGGCTCGAGGACCGCCTGCGAGGCGGCGAGGACCGAACGGAGTGGGGCCGGGAGGTCGACGACAGAGCCGGGACGGACGACGACGAGCGCTACGGGTCGCGCTGA
- a CDS encoding DUF7405 family protein, which yields MDGSDRGLSRRAVVRSAVAIGGASALSACLQREEPEDVPRATRSPDELPRRQHAWNEFLSTDDHGNVRPPEHHLLLGLEYVGDGPADAAAEREQLEAAFRTLERAYKRGNDGLVFAMGYGPAYFDRFDADLRGVDLPDPEALAPIEDPELDEYDALLHLASDYGHVTLSAEEALTGELEELNGLEVAGTFDGVFEVGERRSGFIGAGMPAERQSGVGGIPDSDPVPEDAPMFMGFKTGFEQNQASEDRVTIPEGPFAGGTTIHLSKIQLHLHQWYEQDSRSQRVAKMFSPTHAADDLVEGVGENLGDSSGITEISGSAAEDARNEGTVGHAQKAARAREDGEPILLRRDFDSTDDDTASTHFLSLQRSIADFVKTREAMTGSDLTDGAVGPLTNNGILQYLTVRNRANYLVPPRGLRSLPAPNPQ from the coding sequence ATGGACGGATCGGATCGTGGACTCTCTCGGCGCGCGGTCGTCAGAAGCGCAGTCGCCATCGGTGGCGCGAGCGCGCTTTCCGCCTGCCTCCAGCGCGAGGAACCCGAGGACGTCCCTCGGGCCACTCGCTCGCCCGACGAACTCCCCCGCCGCCAGCACGCCTGGAACGAGTTCCTCTCGACGGACGATCACGGCAACGTCCGCCCGCCCGAACACCACCTCCTGCTCGGCCTCGAGTACGTCGGCGACGGCCCCGCCGACGCGGCCGCCGAGCGCGAGCAACTCGAGGCCGCGTTCCGGACGCTCGAGCGGGCCTACAAGCGCGGGAACGATGGGCTGGTGTTCGCGATGGGTTACGGCCCGGCGTACTTCGACCGGTTCGACGCCGATCTTCGGGGCGTCGACCTCCCCGACCCCGAAGCGCTCGCGCCGATCGAAGATCCCGAACTCGACGAGTACGACGCCTTGCTCCACCTGGCCAGCGACTACGGCCACGTCACCCTGAGCGCGGAGGAGGCCCTGACGGGCGAACTCGAAGAACTGAACGGCCTCGAGGTAGCGGGAACGTTCGACGGCGTCTTCGAGGTCGGCGAGCGCCGGTCCGGCTTCATCGGTGCCGGGATGCCGGCCGAGCGCCAGTCCGGTGTCGGCGGCATTCCGGACAGCGATCCGGTCCCCGAAGACGCGCCGATGTTCATGGGCTTCAAGACCGGCTTCGAGCAAAATCAGGCGAGCGAGGACCGCGTGACGATCCCGGAGGGGCCGTTCGCCGGGGGAACGACGATCCACCTCTCGAAGATCCAACTGCACCTCCACCAGTGGTACGAACAGGACAGCCGCAGCCAGCGCGTCGCCAAGATGTTCTCGCCGACCCACGCGGCGGACGACCTCGTCGAAGGGGTCGGCGAAAATCTCGGCGACTCGAGCGGGATCACCGAAATCTCCGGCAGTGCGGCCGAAGACGCTCGCAACGAGGGGACGGTCGGCCACGCCCAGAAGGCCGCCCGCGCCCGCGAGGACGGCGAGCCGATCCTCCTCCGGCGGGACTTCGATTCGACCGACGACGACACGGCAAGTACCCACTTCCTCTCACTACAGCGCTCGATCGCCGACTTCGTGAAGACCCGCGAGGCGATGACTGGCTCCGATCTCACCGACGGAGCCGTCGGCCCGCTGACGAACAACGGTATCCTCCAGTATCTCACCGTCCGCAACCGGGCGAACTACCTCGTTCCACCGCGAGGACTTCGATCCCTGCCCGCGCCGAACCCGCAGTAG